The following are encoded in a window of Labrus bergylta chromosome 16, fLabBer1.1, whole genome shotgun sequence genomic DNA:
- the tmem98 gene encoding transmembrane protein 98 encodes METVVIVAIGVLATIFLASFAALVVVCRHRYCHPHDLLHHFDSKPTVDLIGAMETQSELSELELDDVVITNPHIEAILENEDWIEDASGLVSHCISILKICHTLTEKLVAMTMGSGAKVKAPASLSDIITVAKRISPRVDDVVRSMYPPLDPILLDARATALLLSVSHLVLVTRNACHMSGSMDWIDQSLHAAEDHMVVLREAALASEPERYIPGVDAQKEQAI; translated from the exons ATGGAGACGGTGGTGATCGTGGCCATAGGGGTGTTGGCCACCATTTTCCTGGCCTCCTTCGCTGCCCTGGTGGTGGTTTGCAGACATCGCTACTGCCACCCTCATGACCTGCTGCACCACTTTGACTCCAA GCCCACAGTGGATCTGATCGGAGCCATGGAGACCCAGAGTGAGCTgtcagagctggagctggacgATGTGGTCATCACAAACCCCCACATCGAGGCCATCTTGGAGAACGAGGACTGGATAGAGGACGCCTC TGGATTGGTCTCTCACTGCATTTCTATCTTAAAG ATCTGCCACACTTTGACCGAAAAGCTGGTTGCCATGACCATGGGCTCAGGGGCAAAGGTCAAAGCACCAGccagcctgagtgacatcatcactgtAGCCAAACGGATCAGCCCGAG GGTGGACGACGTTGTCAGATCTATGTACCCTCCTCTGGACCCAATCCTCCTCGACGCCAG GGCCACAGCTCTCCTCCTTTCAGTCAGCCACCTGGTGCTTGTCACCCGCAACGCCTGTCACATGTCGGGCAGTATGGACTGGATCGACCAGTCGCTCCACGCTGCTGAAGATCACATGGTGGTTTTGCGTGAGGCGGCCCTGGCCTCCGAACCGGAACGTTACATACCTGGAGTCGACGCACAGAAAGAGCAGGCCATCTAG